In Atopobium sp. oral taxon 416, the genomic stretch CTGCGCCACCGTGATCATCGACCTTAAGACGGGCCATGTCCTGTGGCTTGTCCATTCCAAGAGGAGGCAGGTCGTGCATGAATTCTGCGACTTCGTGCTCGCCGAGTGGATGTTTGCATGTGGAGGCAATCGCCTGCGACATGAACGCAGACTTCGAGTGTGCATTCCTTAAGAGGTTCCCGCACCTGGACATAGTCTACGAGTACTTCCATCTCGTGAAGAACTTCAACGAGAAGGTGATCTGTAAGGTCAGGAAGGACGAGCAGGCAAGGCTTAAGGGACGAGGGTAGCGTCGAGGCTGCCGGGGCCCTCAAGCACCAAGTACATCCTCATGTCCAGTGCGGACACAAGGGAGAGGAAAGACCGTAATACCTTCGAGGGCAGGCTAGGGATACCCTAACGACGAATACTTCTTCCTCAAGATATTCGATTGCCAGCAGGCGCTACTCGAAGGCTTCCAGGGCTGCTTCGTGATGGGGCCACACACAGGTTTCAGGACTGAGCCTAGAATATTTTAATTTGGTGTGAAAACAGGATAT encodes the following:
- a CDS encoding transposase; protein product: MNADFECAFLKRFPHLDIVYEYFHLVKNFNEKVICKVRKDEQARLKGRG